The Trichocoleus desertorum ATA4-8-CV12 genome contains a region encoding:
- a CDS encoding glycosyltransferase family 2 protein, protein MCRIEKLPVHIIIPVHNRRRISLSCLCTLHKVGDLQRYHTFIVDDGSTDGSAEAIQKEYPDVQILKGDGNLWWTGAIHKGMAYAYEQGAEFLIWLNDDCRVEPGAIADLVSFCRERPKAIVGAQGFETDSPNQLSFGGKVKTWKGYRFIQPTPGQVIPCDLLSGNLVCIPRAVVDAIGYPDCKITPHYGGDSLYLIRAQKAGFQLFVDTRHAAWNLPGEPRLYPSNWLLADGDPLKILKLVFVLQSGLSWRVWWQLNWEAYGLWGLVMFCKKYASIVLISAMRLLPIGLRQRGAHLLKTLNS, encoded by the coding sequence ATGTGTCGAATAGAAAAGTTACCTGTTCATATCATTATTCCAGTACATAACCGTAGGCGGATCAGTTTATCTTGCCTATGTACGCTTCATAAAGTGGGAGATTTACAACGCTACCATACATTCATAGTGGATGATGGCTCAACCGATGGCAGCGCGGAGGCAATTCAAAAAGAATATCCGGACGTGCAGATCCTGAAGGGAGATGGCAATCTGTGGTGGACGGGGGCAATCCATAAGGGGATGGCCTATGCCTATGAGCAGGGTGCAGAATTCTTGATTTGGCTGAATGATGATTGCCGAGTAGAACCAGGAGCGATCGCAGATTTAGTTAGCTTTTGCCGTGAACGCCCCAAAGCAATTGTAGGGGCACAGGGCTTTGAGACTGATAGTCCAAATCAGCTTTCCTTTGGGGGTAAGGTCAAGACCTGGAAGGGGTATCGGTTCATTCAACCAACTCCAGGGCAAGTCATCCCCTGTGATTTGCTCAGCGGCAATTTAGTGTGCATTCCTCGAGCAGTAGTAGATGCGATTGGCTATCCTGATTGTAAAATCACACCTCACTATGGTGGCGACTCTCTGTACTTGATCCGGGCTCAAAAAGCAGGATTTCAGCTTTTTGTAGATACTCGCCATGCTGCTTGGAATCTCCCTGGTGAGCCTCGGCTGTACCCCTCCAATTGGTTATTGGCTGATGGAGATCCTCTCAAAATTTTGAAGCTAGTCTTTGTACTGCAATCTGGCTTAAGTTGGCGGGTATGGTGGCAGCTGAATTGGGAAGCCTATGGACTGTGGGGTCTGGTAATGTTCTGCAAGAAGTATGCATCAATCGTGCTGATCAGTGCCATGCGGCTCTTGCCTATAGGATTAAGACAGCGAGGTGCTCATTTGCTTAAAACTTTGAACTCATAA